The following are encoded together in the Takifugu flavidus isolate HTHZ2018 chromosome 22, ASM371156v2, whole genome shotgun sequence genome:
- the rint1 gene encoding RAD50-interacting protein 1 isoform X2 — protein sequence MAAPSDEPRQKSLPEHVDDESGALWEDERGLQQHVVDFLTNKAGDDLKSHKNIGDILESLKEENNVLSEQVLAVSDSVPLKVSAALCAAENAACSLQDLLHREEMMANLLEQHLQGVQPSKDHLGRMLNQIQTIERHMKYLSCLQLIEECSSSIQQCLMTGSVWEAIRAIDSMGAVHAGLKTSGCSSLKAFLQETLSFWHRIIKDRLSGDFEKILAQLHWPNISPTAQSLAPVGNHQELSVQLELLVTQLLALQTTDNLLFHSTSPLLPTQADSSATAVSQSPICLPIQIMLVPFRKRFRYHFCGNRQTSSLSKPEWYLTQVLLWMSNNSTFMEEKIQPILEGAETHLSARVELCRGLLALVQEKVASDALRLLYDDALFCHLVEEVLQFEKELRSKLSYPPALPGLLHLLLENTVLQKWLTVEKKMAVEKMDAMLSSEGAWSCQYKEMCDMDELRAPDCAETFMMLLQVITERYRYLTCPSAQLKFLGLQKELLDDFRIRLTQVMKEDSRYPLSARYCAILNAVNYISTILRDWGDNVFFLQLQQAAVSLNDEVLLGGLGQMELGQLAALEGSLFDSLLALLDRLKGDMMGRLLDWTMREFKEKAKPYSQNRWLSFPSQQDQSSMSLSSSACPMMLCLRDRLLSLHQLLGLSLFQLTWQGLAERLDHFLYQDVILANHFSDGGAAQLHFDMSRNLFPLFGQYCKRPENFFKHVKEACIILRLSVGSAILLRNVLEEAEEETDAGDHERPTLMSTLHELGVYCLAPCDVLYVLRLRVSWPGQ from the exons ATGGCGGCGCCCTCAGACGAGCCGAGGCAGAAAAGTCTCCCTGAACATGTCGACGATGAGAGCGGCGCTTTGTGGGAGGATGAGCGCGGTTTGCAACAACACGTCGTGGATTTCCTTACGAATAAAGCTGGCGACGACCTGAAGTCTCACAAGAATATTGGCGACATTTTGGAGAGtttgaaagaggaaaacaacgTTCTGAGTGAGCAG GTTCTGGCCGTGTCCGACTCGGTGCCCCTGAAAGTGTCTGCGGCTCTGTGTGCTGCTGAGAATGCTGCCTGTTCTCTCCAGGACCTGTTACACAGAGAGGAGATGATGGCAAACTTACTGGAGCAG CATTTACAGGGCGTCCAGCCTTCAAAGGATCATCTTGGCAGGATGCTGAACCAAATCCAAACTATAGAGCGACACATGAAATACCTCAGCTGTCTTCAGCTTATAGAGGAATGCAG TTCATCAATCCAGCAGTGTCTGATGACCGGGAGCGTGTGGGAGGCCATCAGGGCGATCGACAGCATGGGCGCGGTCCACGCTGGCCTAAAAACCTCCGGCTGCTCGTCCCTGAAGGCGTTTCTCCAGGAAACACTCTCTTTCTGGCACAGGATTATCAAAGACCGACTGAGCGG TGATTTTGAAAAGATTTTAGCTCAACTTCATTGGCCAAACATCTCCCCAACTGCTCAGTCGCTTGCACCCGTGGGGAACCACCAGGAGCTGAGCGTGCAACTGGAGCTGCTCGTCACACAGCTGCTGGCACTTCAGACCAC TGATAACCTCTTATTCCACTCCACATCTCCCCTTCTGCCCACCCAGGCTGACTCCTCAGCCACAGCAGTGTCTCAGTCTCCCATCTGCCTTCCCATCCAGATCATGTTGGTTCCATTCAGAAAGAGGTTTAGGTACCATTTCTGTGGAAACCGGCAGACCAGCTCCCTCAGCAAG ccAGAGTGGTACCTGACCCAGGTCCTGTTGTGGATGAGTAACAACTCCACCTTCATGGAGGAAAAGATCCAACCTATTCTTGAAGGAGCTGAGACACACCTCAGTGCCAGG gtggaacTCTGCAGAGGCCTGCTGGCTCTGGTTCAGGAGAAGGTTGCCAGTGATGCCCTTCGGCTTCTGTATGATGACGCTCTTTTCTGTCACttggtggaggaggtgctgcagtTTGAGAAGGAGCTGCGCAGCAAACTGTCCTATCCCCCAGCCCTGCCtggtctcctccacctcctgctggagaaCACAGTCCTTCAGAAGTGGCTCACTGTGGAGAAGAAGA TGGCAGTGGAGAAGATGGATGCCATGCTGTCGTCAGAaggagcctggagctgccaGTACAAAGAGATGTGTGACATGGATGAGCTGAGGGCTCCAGACTGTGCTGAAACCttcatgatgctgctgcaggtcatcaCCG AGCGCTACCGCTACTTAACGTGTCCTTCCGCACAACTGAAGTTTCTTGggctgcagaaggagctgctggatgacTTCCGCATACGGCTTACTCAG GTGATGAAGGAGGACTCGCGATATCCACTGAGTGCTCGTTACTGCGCCATCCTCAACGCTGTCAATTACATCAGCACCATCCTGAGAGACTGGGGAGACAATGTG tttttcctccaGCTTCAGCAGGCAGCCGTTTCCCTTAATGATGAAGTGCTACTGGGAGGGCTCGGGCAGATGGAACTGGGTCAGCTGGCTGCCCTGGAAGGCTCTCTGTTTGACAGTCTGCTGGCGTTGCTGGACCGACTGAAAGGAGATATGATGGGGAGACTACTGGATTGGACCATGagagaatttaaagaaaaagccaAACCGTACTCTCAAAACAG GTGGCTGTCTTTTCCATCCCAGCAGGACCAGTCCAGCATGTCACTGTCCAGTTCGGCATGTCCAATGATGCTGTGTCTCAGGGACAGATTGTTGAGCCTTCATCAGCTCCTGGGGCTTTCTCTGTTCCAGCTCACCTGGCAGGGTCTGGCAGAGAGACTGGACCACTTCCTGTACCAGGAT GTGATCCTGGCTAATCATTtcagtgatggaggagcagcaCAACTCCACTTTGACATGTCCAGGAACCTCTTCCCTCTATTTGGTCAATACTGCAAAAGACCCGAGAATTTCTTCAAGCA TGTCAAGGAGGCTTGTATCATCTTGCGCCTCAGTGTGGGCTCTGCCATTTTACTGAGGAATGTCCTTGAAGAAGCCGAGGAGGAGACCGATGCAGGAGACCACGAGCGTCCGACACTGATGTCTACGCTGCACGAGCTGGGAGTTTACTGCCTGGCGCCTTGCGATGTGCTGTATGTGCTGAGGCTCCGAGTGTCCTGGCCCGGCCAGTAA
- the rint1 gene encoding RAD50-interacting protein 1 isoform X1, which yields MMANLLEQHLQGVQPSKDHLGRMLNQIQTIERHMKYLSCLQLIEECSSSIQQCLMTGSVWEAIRAIDSMGAVHAGLKTSGCSSLKAFLQETLSFWHRIIKDRLSGDFEKILAQLHWPNISPTAQSLAPVGNHQELSVQLELLVTQLLALQTTDNLLFHSTSPLLPTQADSSATAVSQSPICLPIQIMLVPFRKRFRYHFCGNRQTSSLSKPEWYLTQVLLWMSNNSTFMEEKIQPILEGAETHLSARVELCRGLLALVQEKVASDALRLLYDDALFCHLVEEVLQFEKELRSKLSYPPALPGLLHLLLENTVLQKWLTVEKKMAVEKMDAMLSSEGAWSCQYKEMCDMDELRAPDCAETFMMLLQVITERYRYLTCPSAQLKFLGLQKELLDDFRIRLTQVMKEDSRYPLSARYCAILNAVNYISTILRDWGDNVFFLQLQQAAVSLNDEVLLGGLGQMELGQLAALEGSLFDSLLALLDRLKGDMMGRLLDWTMREFKEKAKPYSQNRWLSFPSQQDQSSMSLSSSACPMMLCLRDRLLSLHQLLGLSLFQLTWQGLAERLDHFLYQDVILANHFSDGGAAQLHFDMSRNLFPLFGQYCKRPENFFKHVKEACIILRLSVGSAILLRNVLEEAEEETDAGDHERPTLMSTLHELGVYCLAPCDVLYVLRLRVSWPGQ from the exons ATGATGGCAAACTTACTGGAGCAG CATTTACAGGGCGTCCAGCCTTCAAAGGATCATCTTGGCAGGATGCTGAACCAAATCCAAACTATAGAGCGACACATGAAATACCTCAGCTGTCTTCAGCTTATAGAGGAATGCAG TTCATCAATCCAGCAGTGTCTGATGACCGGGAGCGTGTGGGAGGCCATCAGGGCGATCGACAGCATGGGCGCGGTCCACGCTGGCCTAAAAACCTCCGGCTGCTCGTCCCTGAAGGCGTTTCTCCAGGAAACACTCTCTTTCTGGCACAGGATTATCAAAGACCGACTGAGCGG TGATTTTGAAAAGATTTTAGCTCAACTTCATTGGCCAAACATCTCCCCAACTGCTCAGTCGCTTGCACCCGTGGGGAACCACCAGGAGCTGAGCGTGCAACTGGAGCTGCTCGTCACACAGCTGCTGGCACTTCAGACCAC TGATAACCTCTTATTCCACTCCACATCTCCCCTTCTGCCCACCCAGGCTGACTCCTCAGCCACAGCAGTGTCTCAGTCTCCCATCTGCCTTCCCATCCAGATCATGTTGGTTCCATTCAGAAAGAGGTTTAGGTACCATTTCTGTGGAAACCGGCAGACCAGCTCCCTCAGCAAG ccAGAGTGGTACCTGACCCAGGTCCTGTTGTGGATGAGTAACAACTCCACCTTCATGGAGGAAAAGATCCAACCTATTCTTGAAGGAGCTGAGACACACCTCAGTGCCAGG gtggaacTCTGCAGAGGCCTGCTGGCTCTGGTTCAGGAGAAGGTTGCCAGTGATGCCCTTCGGCTTCTGTATGATGACGCTCTTTTCTGTCACttggtggaggaggtgctgcagtTTGAGAAGGAGCTGCGCAGCAAACTGTCCTATCCCCCAGCCCTGCCtggtctcctccacctcctgctggagaaCACAGTCCTTCAGAAGTGGCTCACTGTGGAGAAGAAGA TGGCAGTGGAGAAGATGGATGCCATGCTGTCGTCAGAaggagcctggagctgccaGTACAAAGAGATGTGTGACATGGATGAGCTGAGGGCTCCAGACTGTGCTGAAACCttcatgatgctgctgcaggtcatcaCCG AGCGCTACCGCTACTTAACGTGTCCTTCCGCACAACTGAAGTTTCTTGggctgcagaaggagctgctggatgacTTCCGCATACGGCTTACTCAG GTGATGAAGGAGGACTCGCGATATCCACTGAGTGCTCGTTACTGCGCCATCCTCAACGCTGTCAATTACATCAGCACCATCCTGAGAGACTGGGGAGACAATGTG tttttcctccaGCTTCAGCAGGCAGCCGTTTCCCTTAATGATGAAGTGCTACTGGGAGGGCTCGGGCAGATGGAACTGGGTCAGCTGGCTGCCCTGGAAGGCTCTCTGTTTGACAGTCTGCTGGCGTTGCTGGACCGACTGAAAGGAGATATGATGGGGAGACTACTGGATTGGACCATGagagaatttaaagaaaaagccaAACCGTACTCTCAAAACAG GTGGCTGTCTTTTCCATCCCAGCAGGACCAGTCCAGCATGTCACTGTCCAGTTCGGCATGTCCAATGATGCTGTGTCTCAGGGACAGATTGTTGAGCCTTCATCAGCTCCTGGGGCTTTCTCTGTTCCAGCTCACCTGGCAGGGTCTGGCAGAGAGACTGGACCACTTCCTGTACCAGGAT GTGATCCTGGCTAATCATTtcagtgatggaggagcagcaCAACTCCACTTTGACATGTCCAGGAACCTCTTCCCTCTATTTGGTCAATACTGCAAAAGACCCGAGAATTTCTTCAAGCA TGTCAAGGAGGCTTGTATCATCTTGCGCCTCAGTGTGGGCTCTGCCATTTTACTGAGGAATGTCCTTGAAGAAGCCGAGGAGGAGACCGATGCAGGAGACCACGAGCGTCCGACACTGATGTCTACGCTGCACGAGCTGGGAGTTTACTGCCTGGCGCCTTGCGATGTGCTGTATGTGCTGAGGCTCCGAGTGTCCTGGCCCGGCCAGTAA
- the dera gene encoding deoxyribose-phosphate aldolase has protein sequence MSARNPGISLDLEWVSQVRVNTQAVLRRAQHYQALKVPKERWQAAWLLKAVTFIDLTTLSGDDTPSNVHRLCLKAIQPVRRDLLHKMNVQREEVTTAAVCVYPARVADAVAAIKAANACLPVASVATGFPAGQTPLETRVEEVVQAVADGATEIDIVINRNLALTGQWEALYQELCQFRSACADAHMKTILAVGDLDTFTTVYKASLVSMMAGSDFIKTSTGKEAVNATFPVAIVMARAIRDYYLSTGHRVGFKPAGGIRTAQESLLWLALIKEELGSDWLCPHLFRIGASSLLADIERQIYHHVTGHYASYQELPMA, from the exons ATGAGTGCCAGGAACCCCGGGATCAGCCTCG ATCTGGAATGGGTCTCTCAGGTGAGGGTCAATACGCAGGCAGTCCTCAGGAGAGCTCAACACTACCAAGCTCTAAAGGTCCCCAAGGAGCGCTGGCAG GCTGCTTGGCTGTTGAAGGCCGTCACTTTTATTGACCTGACCACGCTGAGTGGAGATGATACACCCTCCAACGTCCACCGACTGTGTCTGAAGGCCATCCAGCCAGTCCGGCGGGATCTCCTGCACAAGATGAATGTGCAAAGGGAAG AGGTGACCACGGCggcggtgtgtgtgtatccagcTCGTGTGGCCGATGCCGTCGCGGCCATCAAAGCAGCCAATGCCTGCCTCCCAGTTGCTTCAG TGGCTACTGGTTTCCCAGCTGGTCAGACGCCTCTGGAGACGCGTGTGGAGGAGGTTGTCCAGGCCGTGGCTGATGGGGCCACGGAGATTGACATTGTGATCAACAGGAACCTCGCCCTGACGGGACAGTGGGAAG CCTTGTACCAGGAACTCTGCCAGTTCCGCTCAGCTTGTGCTGATGCCCACATGAAGACCATCCTGGCTGTTGGAGATCTGGATACCTTCACCACCGTCTACAAAGCCAGCTTGGTATCCATGATGGCCG gttccgacttTATCAAGACCTCCACTGGAAAAGAGGCTGTGAACGCAACCTTCCCTGTTGCCATAGTGATGGCGCGGGCCATCAGAGACTACTACCTGAGTACAGGCCACAGG GTGGGCTTTAAGCCAGCGGGGGGGATCCGCACGGCCCAGGAGTCTCTGCTATGGCTGGCCCTGATCAAAGAAGAGCTGGGCTCTGATTGGCTCTGTCCCCACCTGTTCCGCATAGGAGCCAGCAGCCTATTGGCTGACATTGAGAGGCAG ATCTACCATCATGTTACTGGACACTACGCGAGCTACCAAGAGCTGCCCATGGCCTGA
- the prl2 gene encoding prolactin 2 isoform X1: MPGTIKSVCVVWLLLVSVLFCSRLAGVRAVSICTNAHAGCHVLSLANLFDRVIQHSTRMHSITNDLHSEFEQYFLPSQNHVGRVSHNCHTSTIITPNGKGNAQRLAREELTRVILMLLVAWRDPLWHFHQSMSHQHDFNNFSSNKALQMSDMVHELRKGVEKVAEKMQKLGIIKTSISKPAPPEAVQLADSARWHLMKDYDLLYCFRRDSNKIHNYLKLLKCRIVPEHEC, translated from the exons ATGCCTGGAACCATCAAATCAG tttgtgttgtgtggctgctgctggtctcGGTGTTGTTCTGTAGCAGGCTGGCCGGTGTGAGAGCAGTGTCCATCTGCACCAACGCCCACGCCGGCTGCCACGTCCTGTCCTTAGCCAACCTGTTTGATCGGGTCATCCAGCATTCCACCCGGATGCACAGCATCACCAACGACCTTCACTCCGAGTTT GAGCAATACTTCCTGCCCAGTCAGAACCACGTTGGCCGGGTCAGTCACAACTGCCACAcctccaccatcatcaccccaaATGGCAAAGGGAACGCTCAGAGACTGGCG agagaggagctgacCAGGGTGATCCTGATGCTCTTGGTGGCCTGGAGGGACCCTTTATGGCACTTCCATCAAAGCATGTCTCATCAACACGACTTCAACAACTTCAGCTCCAACAAAGCCCTTCAGATGAGCGATATGGTCCACGAGCTGCGGAAGGGTGTGGAAAAGGTGGCAGAGAAG aTGCAGAAGTTGGGGATTATAAAGACCTCCATCAGTAAGCCGGCTCCTCCCGAGGCCGTGCAGCTGGCCGACAGTGCTCGGTGGCACCTGATGAAGGACTATGACCTTCTCTACTGCTTTCGTCGGGATTCCAACAAAATCCACAACTACTTGAAGCTTCTGAAGTGTCGCATCGTCCCGGAACACGAATGTTAA
- the prl2 gene encoding prolactin 2 isoform X2 — MPGTIKSVCVVWLLLVSVLFCSRLAGVRAVSICTNAHAGCHVLSLANLFDRVIQHSTRMHSITNDLHSEFQREELTRVILMLLVAWRDPLWHFHQSMSHQHDFNNFSSNKALQMSDMVHELRKGVEKVAEKMQKLGIIKTSISKPAPPEAVQLADSARWHLMKDYDLLYCFRRDSNKIHNYLKLLKCRIVPEHEC; from the exons ATGCCTGGAACCATCAAATCAG tttgtgttgtgtggctgctgctggtctcGGTGTTGTTCTGTAGCAGGCTGGCCGGTGTGAGAGCAGTGTCCATCTGCACCAACGCCCACGCCGGCTGCCACGTCCTGTCCTTAGCCAACCTGTTTGATCGGGTCATCCAGCATTCCACCCGGATGCACAGCATCACCAACGACCTTCACTCCGAGTTT cagagagaggagctgacCAGGGTGATCCTGATGCTCTTGGTGGCCTGGAGGGACCCTTTATGGCACTTCCATCAAAGCATGTCTCATCAACACGACTTCAACAACTTCAGCTCCAACAAAGCCCTTCAGATGAGCGATATGGTCCACGAGCTGCGGAAGGGTGTGGAAAAGGTGGCAGAGAAG aTGCAGAAGTTGGGGATTATAAAGACCTCCATCAGTAAGCCGGCTCCTCCCGAGGCCGTGCAGCTGGCCGACAGTGCTCGGTGGCACCTGATGAAGGACTATGACCTTCTCTACTGCTTTCGTCGGGATTCCAACAAAATCCACAACTACTTGAAGCTTCTGAAGTGTCGCATCGTCCCGGAACACGAATGTTAA
- the hspa14 gene encoding heat shock 70 kDa protein 14, protein MAPLLTRWWRCREGGADKSRRRKAEVVQRNVGSSVFLNMTAIGVHLGCSSACVAVFKDGRAEVVANDAGDRITPAVVAYRDNEQIVGVAARQGRVWNSANTVVKVKQLLGRRFNHPETQLHRSQTKCPVINREERPFYEITTGEHIKYVAPEDAAKVIFKKMRETAQSALGSNVTEVVVAVPVEFAPAQKKAMRDAAQGAGLNVLRVIHEPAAALLAYNIGQNSSSGRSHVLVYKLGGASLSVTVMQVNGGIYRVLNTHTDPSVGGESFTEALAQHLATEFKRTFKHDVSSNARAMLKLMNGADMAKHSLSLLGSANCFVDSLHNGIDFECTVSRARFESLCSSLFSKSVQPIRGLLESVGLSTSDINQVVLCGGSTRIPRLQTMIRDIFPHVDLLSSAPPDELIAVGAALEAGLLVGHDGLGCEEEPMTVDVSATDILVKEVDESGAEVFTTLLPSGTPLPARRHHILTGQGTLSSVSIDVYQRWVTRPPEKLAKIVLRDLQLKEEKHSISTVLTMKRDGSIHVSCVEQSGGRPEVVAIASKK, encoded by the exons ATGGCACCGCTCCTCACCAGATGGTGGCGCTGTAGGGAAGGAGGCGCAGataagagcagaagaagaaaagcggaAGTAGTGCAGCGTAATGTTGGAAGCAGCgtgtttttaaacatgacaGCGATCGGAGTTCATTTGGGCTGCAGCAGCGCGTGCGTCGCGGTGTTTAAG gacgGCCGGGCAGAGGTGGTTGCTAATGATGCCGGGGACAGAATCACTCCAGCTGTGGTGGCCTACAGAGACAATGAGCAG ATTGTCGGTGTTGCGGCTAGACAAGGACGGGTTTGGAACTCTGCCAACACAGTGGTGAAagtcaaacagctgctggggaGGAG gtTCAATCATCCAGAGACACAACTCCACAGAAGTCAGACCAAATGTCCG GTGATCAACAGAGAAGAGCGGCCGTTTTACGAAATAACCACGGGAGAACACATCAAGTATGTCGCTCCAGAGGACGCTGCAAAGGTCATCTTCAAGAAAATGAGAG AAACGGCTCAGTCAGCTCTGGGCTCGAACGTCACCGAGGTGGTCGTCGCTGTGCCTGTTGAGTTTGCTCCTGCTCAGAAGAAAGCTATGAG GGATGCTGCCCAAGGTGCAGGTCTCAATGTTCTCAGGGTGATCCatgaacctgctgctgctctcctggctTATAACATCGGCCAGAACAGTTCATCTGGGAGAAG CCATGTCCTAGTCTACAAGCTCGGTGGGGCCTCTTTGAGTGTGACAGTGATGCAGGTCAATGGAGGAATCTACAGAGTCCTGAACACGCACACGGACCCCAGTGTGGGAGGAGAGAGCTTCACGGAGGCCTTGGCCCAGCACCTCGCCACAGAGTTCAAGCG CACCTTCAAGCACGACGTGAGCAGCAACGCTCGGGCTATGTTGAAGCTGATGAACGGGGCAGACATGGCCAAACATTCTCTGTCCCTGTTGGGATCAGCCAATTGTTTTGTGGACTCTCTACACAACGGCATTGACTTTGAATGCACCGTGTCCAG agCTCGATTTGAGTCACTTTGCTCGTCGCTCTTCAGCAAGAGcgtccagccaatcagaggttTGCTGGAGAGTGTGGGACTGTCCACCAGCGACATTAACCAG GTGGTTCTTTGTGGAGGCTCCACCAGGATCCCTCGTCTTCAAACGATGATCCGGGACATATTTCCTCATGTGGACCTTCTCAGCTCAGCGCCCCCTGATGAGCTCATTGCTGTCGGAGCAGCGCTGGAAGCAGGTTTGCTGGTTGGCCACGATGGTTTGGGCTGTGAGGAAGAGCCCATGACGGTGGATGTTTCTGCCACTGACATCTTGGTGAAG GAGGTGGACGAGTCGGGAGcggaagtcttcaccactctgCTGCCATCTGGAACGCCGCTGCCAGCTCGTAGACATCATATACTCACTGGACAGGGGACGCTGTCTTCCGTTTCCATAGACGTTTACCAGAGATGGGTCACGCGACCGCCAGAAAAGCTTGCCAAG ATCGTTTTGAGGGACCTGcagctgaaagaggagaagcaCAGCATCAGCACGGTGTTGACCATGAAGAG GGACGGATCCATCCATGTTTCCTGTGTAGAGCAGAGCGGCGGAAGGCCGGAGGTGGTGGCCATAGCCTCCAAGAAATGA